CGAAAGCCACCACGACCGTGACGGTGGTGTTGTCACCCATTGCGTGCCCCTCTCCCTCGTTGATCCCATTGTCGAGCAGATCGACGCGTCTGCATCATCCAGATGACGGACGATACGTTCGAGACGTGGGCGAGCGGTGTGTTCCGGGCGAGGATACGGTTCTGGAGTGAAAATTGGTCGTTCTGGAGCAGCCCTCCTCGCCCTGATGCTGTCCTTCGGTCTCGCCGGGTGCGAGGTCACCAACGACATCGGTGGATCGACCGTGTCGGGTTCGGACTCCTCCGACGGCGCCACGAGTGACGACAACAGCGGCCAGAAGGCCACGAAGGTGCTGGCCACACTCTCGGTGAAGGGCCGGGCCGCGGGTACCGGCTACGACCGCGACGCGTTCGGCAGCGCCTGGAAGGACGTCGACAAGAACGGCTGCGACACCCGTAACGACATTCTCGAGCGGGACCTGAGCGGCGAGAAGTTCCGCTCGGGCACCAAGGACTGCATCGTGGTCAGCGGCACGCTGAAGGACCGGTACACCGGCAGGACGATCAAGTTCAGCAAGGAGGACGCCTCCGCGGTGCAGATCGATCATGTCGTCGCGCTGGAGAACGCCTGGGTCACCGGCGCCTTCCAGTGGACCGAGGAGAAGCGCACCGAGCTCGCCAACGACCCGCTGAACCTGCTGGCCGCCGACGGCCCGACCAACTCGTCCAAGGGCTCGGGCGACGCCGCCACCTGGCTGCCGGCGAACAAGTCGTTCCGCTGCGACTACGTGGCCCGGCAGATCGCGGTGAAGGCGAAGTACGGCAACTGGGTGACCAAGGCCGAGAAGAAGGCCATGAGCGGTGTGCTCGAGAGCTGCCCCGACGAGCGGGTGCCCACCTCGAAGTCCAGCACCCAGGCCGACTCGAAGGAGTCCGCCGCCACGTCGTCCGGGGGCGGGGACAAGAACTCGGACTCCGGCAGTGACAATGGTGACGAGGAGACACCGGGCGCGTTCTGCTCCGACGAGGGAGCGAAGGCCAAGGACTCCGACGGCGACACCCTGACCTGCAGTATCAAGGGCGACGACGACCGGGCCCGGTGGCGTACCGCCGCCTGACGTCCCCGGTGCCGCACCGCCTTCCCCTGTAGGTTAGGCATACCTCACTTTGGAAGGTGGTAGACGCATGTCCGTCTCTCCCCGCGCAGAAGGCGCTCGCGACGGCCGTGGGCGGGTCGGTGGCCGCGGCGAAGGACGCGGCGGCGCGACCCTGGTGCTCACGGTCGCCAGGACCGAGCAGCTCAGCCCGACCATGGTCCGCGTCGTCCTGACGGGCGACGACCTGGCGCAGTTCACGATGAACGAGTTCAGCGACGCCTACGTGAAGCTGATCTATCCACGAGCGGGCATCGAGTACGACCGCCCGATCGACATGAAGGCGATCCGCACCCAGCTCCCGCAATCGCAGTGGCCGCAGAACCGCACGTACACGGTGCGGCGCTGGGACGAGCAGGCTCGCGAACTGACCATCGACTTCGTCGTGCACGGGGACGAGGGCCTGGCCGGCCCCTGGGCCCGCGACGCGAAGCCGGGTGACGAGATCTGGCTGGCCGGTCCGGGCGGGGGCTACCGGCCCGAGCCGGGCGCCGACTGGCATCTCCTGGTCGGCGACGAGAGCGCCCTGCCCGCCATCGCGGCCTCGCTCGAGGCGATGCCCGGCGACGCGAAGGGCATCGTGCTCCTGGAGATCCACGACCCGGCCTCGGAGCTCAAGCTCACCGCCCCGGCCGGGATCGAGGTCCGGTGGCTGCTCGACACCGAGCGCCCGGCCGGCACGGTGCTCGTCGAGGCCGTCACCGCGCTGGAGTTCCCGGCCGGCACCGTGCACGCCTTTGTGCACGGTGAGGCCGCGGCGGTGCGTGACCTGCGCCGGTTCCTCAAGCGCGAGCGTGGGGTGAAGCAGTCACAGCTCTCGATCTCGGGTTACTGGCGGATCGGCGCCAACGACGAGGAATGGCGCGCGGTCAAGAGCGACTTCCAGAACGCGCCCTGAGGCACCGTTCGCAGGACTGCTGCAGGACCACCGCAGGGTTACCGCAGGCGGCGGGTGGTCGGCGTGATCACCCGCAGCCAGCAGTATCCGTACCGCCCCAGGTCCACCTCGCCCTTGATCTCCTCGTCACGGGGGCTGAGCAGATCGATGGCAGTGCTCCCGTCCTCCAGCTCCAGCGGCACGGTCACCGGGTCGGGACCGAAGTTGTGCATGGCGATGAGGACGGCGTCCTCCCAGGTCGACCTGTGCACGAAGACCTGCGGGCTCGGCTGCGGCAGGACCTCGAAGTCACCCCAGCCCAGTTCCGGGCTGCTGCGGTAGCGCGTGATCAGCAGCCGCACGAAGTTCAGCAGTGAGTCCGGATCGGCCCGCTGCGCCTGAACATTGACGTTCTGCGGCCCGAACTCCCCGGTCACCAGCGGCGCCGGGAACTTCCCGGTGTCGTCGTTGCGGGAGAAGCCGGCCCCCGGCTCGCTCGTCCACTGCATCGGCGTGCGCACGGCGGTGCGGTCGCCGATCTCCAGGTTCTCACCCATGCCGATCTCCTCGCCGTAGAAGAGCACCGGGGTGCCCGGCAGCGAGAAGAGCAGGCTGTAGACCATGCGGATGCGGTCGGCGTCGCCGTCGAGCATCGGGGGCAGCCGGCGGATCAGACCGCGGCCGTACACCTGCATACGCTCCTCCGGCCCGAAGGCATCGAACACCTCCTGCCGCTCCTCGTCGGAGAGCTTGTCCAGCGTCAGCTCGTCGTGGTTGCGCACGAAGGTGCCCCACTGGCACTCGCGGGGGATCTGCGGCCGCTGCTCGAGCGCCCGCTGCAGCGGCTCGGCGTTGCGCCGGGCCAGCGCCAGGTACATGTTCTGCATCGTGATGAAGTCGAACTGCAGCGTGAGTTCGCCCCCCTCGGAACCGCCGAAGAACTCCAGCTGCTGCTCGAAGGGCACGTTCACCTCACCGAGCAGGATCGCGTCGCCCGAGCGCCGGTTGATGAACGCCCGCAGGTCGCGCACCACCTCGTGCGGGTCGGGCAGGGCGGTGGGGGACTCGCCGATGGTGTCGATGAAGAACGGCACCGCGTCGACCCGGAACCCGCTGACGCCCAGGGCCAGCCAGAACCCGACGATGCGCGCGATCTCGTCCCGCACGGCGGGGTTCGTCACGTTCAGGTCGGGCTGGTACTTGTAGAAGTGGTGCAGGTAGTACTGCCCGGTCTTCTCGTCCAGCGCCCAGACGCTGTTCTCCTGATCGGGGAACACCGGCTCGGGCTGCTGGCCCGCCGGCGGCTCGTCGACCCACACGTACCAGTCCCGGTAGGGCGATTCCTTGCTCTCCCGGGAGGCGACGAACCACGGGTGCTGGTCCGAGGTGTGGTTCACCACCAGGTCGACGATCACCCGCATCCCCCGGTCGTGGGCCGTCCGGATCGCCTCGACCAGGTCGCCGTGGGTGCCCAGGCGCGGGTCCACCCCGTAGAAGTCGGTGATGTCGTAGCCGTCGTCACGATCCGGGCTCGGGTAGAAGGGCATGAGCCAGAGGCAGGTCACGCCGAGCTCGGACAGGTAGTCGATGCGCTGGGCGAGCCCGGCCAGGTCGCCGGTCCCGTCGTCGTTCCAGTCCATGAATGTCTCGACATCGAGGCAATAGACCACCGCTGTTTTCCACCACATGTCCGCTGTGTCAGTGATCCGCATGAAAGCGATCTATCACTTATGGGCAACCTTCGCGCTTTCACAACCAGGTCTCCAGCGAAACCCGAGCGCCGGGCGTAGGGTTGAGTTGCGGTCAATGGAGATGCGCGGGACCAGATTTACCTTCGTGTTCTCCGGCCAGGCCGTGACGACAGAGAAGGAGATGGGGGTCAACCCGCGATGGACCCGACACAGTTGGTCGACGAGGCACTGCGCCGTTTCACCGTCCTGCAGATTGCCGCGAACTCCGGTGATGCGACCGGGGCCGCGCAGCCGGGCGCCGATGCTCTCGCAGTTGTCTTCCAGCACCTCGCCAAGCTTGACGGCTGGGCCAAGGTGGCCATCGACCGCCTGGTCGCAGACCCCGAGAATGTCCGGGCTGCAGCCGATCTCAAGCTGAGCCTGGATCAGGCGGCTCGTCTGCACCCGCAGTTCATGCGCACCCTCTCCGAGGTCTGTGCGGGAACGGGAGTGGCCCCCGCGGCGCTCTCCCCGCACGTCCGGGCGCCGGGGCCGACAGCCTAGGAACCGGCGTGAGTGCATCGGAAGGACTGTCCGGGCAGATATCTGTCCGGACAGCCTTTTGTGCCCCGAAAACCGAAGTGCATTTCACGGGAGGCCGTTGTCCGCGCGTTTCCTGTGAATGATGATGCGCTTTAGTGGTGGCCCGTGAACGCTGAGTGATCTTTCGGCAAAGGTGTCCGGACAGACGGCGCACAGGGCCGATCGGGTTGATTTCCGCGCCGGGTGCATCCGGCGTTCTTCGGTCCGGATGATGGACGTCCACGAGGGTTCGGGAGGTCTCCCGAAGATCGGGGAACGGTGGTTCCGTAGCTGGCCTCCAGGACGCATGCTGGGGTGCACGCCCGGCCTGGTATGCCGGGTTTCGCACTCGCGGCAGAGTCCTCGACCCGATGGAGAGACATGGACACCACGCTGACCCAGCCCAGTTCCGGTACGGCCCTGAGCCTGCCGGCCGGATTCCGCTGGGGCGTCGCCACAGCCGCTTACCAGATCGAGGGAGCGGCGGCGGAGGACGGCAGGACGCCGTCGATCTGGGACACCTACTCGCACACCCCGGGCCAGGTGCACGGCGACGACAACGGCGACGTGGCGTGCGACCACTATCACCGGATGCCCGACGACGTGGCGCTGATCAAAGGGCTGGGGGTGGACACCTACAGGTTCTCCATCTCCTGGCCGCGGGTGCAGCCGGGCGGCAGCGGGAGGCTGAACCCGAAGGGCGTCGACTTCTACTCGCGGCTGGTGGACGAGCTGCTGGCCAACGACGTCGACCCGTGGGTCACGCTGTACCACTGGGACCTGCCCCAGGAGCTCGAGGACGCGGGCGGCTGGCCCGCCCGCGACACCGCCCACCGGTTCGCGGACTACGCGGCGCTGATGTTCGACCAGCTGAGTGACCGGGTGACCAACTGGACCACGCTCAACGAGCCGTGGTGCTCGGCCATGCTCGGTTACGCCTACGGGCACCAGGCACCTGGCCATCGGGACTTCCCCGCGGGTATCCGGGCCGTGCACCACCTGCTGCTCGGGCACGGTCTGGCGACGCAGCGGATGCGTGAGGCGGCTACCGGGCTCGACCGCCCGGTGCACCTGGGCATCACGCTCAACCTCGGTCCGGCGCACCCGGCCACCGACACCGACGAGGACCGCGAGGCCGCCCGCCGCGCCGACGGCCTGAACAACCGGCTCTACCTCGACCCCCTGCTCAAGGGGGCCTATCCGGCCGACGTGATGGACGATGTGGCTCTGCGGCAGGCCGAGCTGCCGGTGCAGGAGGGCGACCTGGAGATCATCTCGACGCCGATCGACGTGCTCGGGGTGAACTACTACACCGGCTGGCTGATCTCCCACCTGGACGAGGACGGCTCGAGCGTGGACTCCGACGGGGCCCTGGTGGCGCGATCCGTGGGCCGGGGCCGCCCGGCGACCGCGATGGGCTGGGAGATCGTGCCCGAGGTCTTCACCGAGCTGCTCCTGCGCCTGTCCCGGGAGTACCCGGGCGTGCCGCTGTTCATCACCGAGAACGGCGCGGCCTTCGACGACGTCGTCGCCGCGGACGGGTCGGTGCCCGACCCGGAACGTCAGGCCTACCTGGAGTCGCACATCCACGCGGTGCAGGATGCGGTGGTCCGGGGAGCGGACGTGCGGGGCTACTTCGTCTGGTCGCTCCTGGACAACTTCGAGTGGTCGTACGGGTACGACAAGCGCTTCGGCATCGTCCGGGTCGACTACAAGACCCAGGAGCGCACCCTGAAAGACAGTGCCCACTGGCTGCGCGGTCAGATCCGGGTCTGGCGGGAGTCGGTCGCCGGGTAGTTCGTCGTCAAGAGCGCAAATGGTGGACGCCGTGGGCACCCAAGGAGGCCGACGGCGTCCACCATTTTTTGATTGGTTTCCGAGTAAAATGCCAAAGGTTATGCTGGAAAGTAATTTTCACCTGTCCGCTTGTCCGGACACCCGGTGTGAGGGCTAGGTCACACCGCAAAAGAGGTAACACTCTCGTCGAAGTGACCGTTAATGGTGGTGGCGGCGCAACCGCCGCCCCGCGAACCCGCGGTGGAAGTCGAACGAAAGGCACCGATGATCACCGAACTGCGTACCCACCTGGCCGAGCGTCGCGTCGTCCGGCAGCGTAACCGCAAGCTCGCCCACGAGCTGGCGAGCTACAGCACCCCGGCCGAGCGTCAGGAGCTCGACGCGATCATGGGCCGTCACACCGAGTCCGAGATCGCCGAACTGGAGGCCGTGCTCAACCAGCAGGCGGCCACCCGGGCAGTTCACCTGTAACACCAACTTTCGAGGCGCGCCAGAGACGCAGCGCCCATGATGATGCGGCGACACGAAGACGTGTCGCCGTTGTTGTTTTGTCAGAGACCTTTCAGAGGGTCTTGAGGAAATGGACCTGGGCGCTCCCGGCCGGATATCCCTCGGCCCGCCCGGTCTCGACGTATCCGTGGCGCCGGTAGAAGTCCGGCGCCTGGAACATGAACGACGACCGCACCATCCGGGCGCAGCCTCCGGTGGGCCTCCTCCTGCGCGGCTGCCAGGGGCGTGCTGCCCCATCCGCCGGCCCGTGGTCGGCATGCACCCGCAGCATGCTCACCCCGCAGGTGCCGCCCCCGTCCAGCCGGTGAGTCCGCCCACCAGCTCCCCGTTCTCGTCGCGGGCCCGGACCGACAGCGCCGGCTCGTCGTCCGCCCCCGTGGCTCTCGCGTTGAAGACGGCCAGTTCCCGGTCCGGACGGGTGGTCGGTTCCGGGTCGCTCGTGCCGGTCGACAGGTGGGTCATGGGCGAAACTCTGTCCAGACATGCAGAACGGCCGCGCCCCGAGCGGGGCGCGGCCGTTCCGGACGGGCAGGTCGATCAGAAGTTGATCATGTGCCCGGCCAGACCGTGCACCGCTTCCTTCACGGCCTCGCTCAGGGTCGGGTGGGCGTGCACGTTGCGAGCGATCTCGTGCACGGTGAGGTCCCACTGCTGGGCCAGGGTCAGCTCGGGCAGCAGCTCGGTGACCTCGGGGCCGATCAGGTGCCCGCCGATGAGCTCGCCGTACTTGGCGTCGGCGATCAGCTTGACGAAACCGACCGGCTCGGCCAGGCCGTGCGCCTTGCCGTTCGCAGTGAATGGGAACTTGGAAACCTTGACGTCGTAACCTTTTTCGCGGGCCTGGGCCTCGGTGTAGCCGAAGCTGGCGACCTGCGGGTTGCAGAACGTGGCGCGCGGGATCATCGCGTAGTCGAGCGTCATGGTCTCGGCTCCGGCGATGGTCTCGGCCGCGATGATGCCCTGCGACTCGGCCACGTGGGCCAGCATCAGTTTGGACGTGACGTCACCGATGGCGTAGATGCCCGGCACGTTGGTGCGCAGGTTGTCGTCCACCGCGATGGCACCGCGCTCGGTCAGCTTCACACCGGTGTTCTCCAGGCCGTAGCCCTTCGTGCGGGGCACGAAACCGATGGCCTGCATGACCTTGTCGGTCTCCAGGACCTGCTGCTTGCCGTCCTTGGTGACGGTCACCCGGACCGGGCCGGAACCGTCCTCGATCGAGTCCACGCGGGTGCCGGTGAGGAGCTTGATCCCGGCCTTCTTGTACCGCTTGGCAAGTTCGGTCGAGACGTCGACGTCCTCGAGCGGCAGGATCCGGTCGAGGAACTCGACGATCGTCACGTCGACGCCGTAATTGCTGAGCACATAGGCGAACTCGATGCCGATGGCACCGGCGCCGGCGATGATGATGCTCTTCGGCAGCTCGGACGTCATGATCTGCTCTTCGTAGGTCACGACCCGCTCGGAGAGGGTCGTGCCCGGCAGCAGGCGGGTGGTGGCGCCCGCCGCGATGATGGCGTTGTCGAAGGTGACTGTCTCCTCGCCACCGTCGTTGAGCTTGACCTGCAGGGTGTGGGCGTCGACGAACGTGCCCCAGCCGTTCAGCTCGTCGATGCCGTTCTTCTTCATCAGGAAGTGCACGCCCTTGACGCGGCCGTCGGCCACGGAACGGCTGCGCGAGAAGGCAGCCTTGAAATCGAAGGTGACCTGACCCTCGATCTGGATGCCGAAGGTCTTGGCCTCGTGCTGCACGGTGTGCGCCAGATCGGCGTTGCGGAGCAGGGCCTTGGAGGGGATGCACCCGACGTTCAGGCAGACACCGCCCCAGTACTTGCTCTCGACAATGGCCACCCGCTTGCCGAGTTGCGCTGCTCGGATGGCGGCGACATAGCCGCCGGGGCCGGCTCCCAGAACGATGACGTCGTAATGACCAGGCATGTCCATACACGTTAGTGGCCTTCTCGCGCGACCCGCGCGCAGGTCCCGATATGACATCCGGGCGCGTCCTGACGCCTTCCGGGAGTGACCGGGGTCACTCGTCGGGCAAAATCTCTGCGCTTTGTGACCGTCGGGTTACTTTCTGGCGTTTAGGTCTTGTGATCTCTGCGGACAAATCGGACTATTAGGGCGCTTCCGGGTCGCCCGGACGTGTCCCTGACAGGGCATCGCCCATCACGTCTGTCGAGAGGAACCACCGTGAAACCCAGCCGTCTGCTTGTTGGCCTGGCCACTTCCAGTGTCGTCGCCGTCTGCCTCGCCGCACCCGCAGCTTCCGCGGGTGCCGCCGTCGGCGTCAGCGCTACTCCCACCAACCAACTGGTGGCCGTTACCGCCGCGCAGAAGGAGTCCGTGAAGCAGGACAAGGCGGCCGACGCGCTCGCCAAGAAGCTCGGGAAGGAGAGCGCGGGCGTCTACTACGAGGGCAGCACGCTGAAGGCCGCGGTCACCACCAAGGCCGCCCTGAAGACCGCCAAGGCCGAGGGGGCCAGCGCGAAACTGGTCAAGAACACCACGGCCCAGCTCAACGCCGCCGTCAAGACCCTCGACTCGACGGTGAAGCTGCCGGGTACCTCCTACGGTGTCGACCTGACGGCGAACAAGGTGCTGGTCACCGTCGACAGCACGGTCAAGGGTGCGAAGCTGGCCAAGGTCGAGGCCGCGGTCGCCAAGCTCGGCACCAAGGCCACGCTGGAGAAGACCTCCGGCGTGTTCAGCACCAAGATCGCCGGTGGGCAGGCCATCTACGGCGGTGGCTACCGCTGCTCGCTGGGCTTCAACGTGGTCAGCGGTTCGACGTACTACTTCCTGACCGCCGGGCACTGCGCCGAGGTGGCGAGCACCTGGTACTCGAACTCCGGTCAGACCACCACGCTCGGGCCGACGGTGGGCTACTCGTTCCCGGGCAACGACTACGCCCTGGTCCGGTACAGCAGCTCCAGCACGGCCCACCCGGGCACGGTCTACACCTACAGCGGCTCGCAGGAGATCTCCAGCGCCGGCACGCCGACCGTGGGCCAGACCGTCTACCGCAGCGGTAGCACCACCGGTGTTCGCAGTGGCCGGGTGACCGCGCTCAACTCCACCGTCAACTACGCCGAGGGCAGCGTCTCCGGGCTCATCCGGACCACGGTCTGCGCCGAGGGTGGCGACAGCGGTGGCTCGCTCTACGCGGGCACGGTGGCGTACGGCCTGACATCGGGTGGCAGTGGTAACTGCACCTCCGGTGGCGTCACGTACTTCCAGCCGGTTCCGGAGGCGCTCAGCGTCTACGGGGTCAGCATTTACTAAGGGGTTCGTCCCCTGAGGGGGCGAACGTGAGGACGCCGGTGAGCCCTGACCACCGGCGTCCTCACTCCTTTGTCCCTCCCCCGGCTGGAGGGATGCCGTGAAGGGGGCGGATCGGGCATGATCGGTTCTCTGCGTGCGACCCGACCCCGGCCGGGCATAGCCTGGTTGCGGACGAGGGGTGGTGAGGGCATGCGGCGCACCGGTAACGAGCCGAACAGCGCGCGCAGCCCGCTCCGGCTGCGTCTGGGGCTGGCGCTGACCGGCCTGGTCTCCTCCACGATCACGGCCGTCGTCCTGGCCGGCCGGGGGTCCACCGCGATCGTGCTGATGTTCGCCGCCGTGGCGGTGAGCGCGGCCGTCGACCTGTTCGTGGTGGTGCGCCGGATGCGGCAGGGCCCGCACTTCCAGCCGGGCTCCCAGGTGCCGCCCTACCCGCCCGTCGACCCGCCGCCGCGGCCCCCACGGGAGCGTCGCCCGGTCGACGAGGGCACCCGCGTCCGCCGGTACCTCCTGATCATGGGAACCTGCGTACTGCTCGTCGTCGTGGCCTGGACCGTGGTGAGACCGATCTCCACCGGTACAGCCGTGATCATGGGCATCGTCGCTGCCGCTCTTCCACCCGTCGCCGTGTTCGTCGCCGGTTTCGGGGCGCACCTCTCCGGTGGCGGTGACGGCCCGGGATGGCAGCGTCGTCCCCGGGACGGGGGACTGGGAAACTAAGTCCCCCGCGACGCAACCGGCACAGGGGTCTCGTGCGTCAGACCCCCTGCCTGCCGTGGGTCTACCCATGGCGAGCTATGAATTGTTCGGACAAAAGCCACGCGGATAGGGCGATCCGGTTCGGGTGAGTCGCCGCTGTCGCGTACCGTAGTACCCGGTAGAGGGAAGGAGCGTTGCCTTGTCGGACCCGGCGCGCCTGTCGCAGGAAACGGGCAACCAGCTCATTGATGGTGCGAACACGGCTGACCCCACGACCGGGACTCTGGAGTACGCCTCGGCGTCTGCGGAGACCGCACCGGAGCTCAGCCCGTTGGCAGCTACGAGAGCTGTCGGCCCTGTTGATCTTTCCTCTTCTTCTGACACCTCTTCTTCCAGCACATCGGGTGGTTCTGGGCCAGTGCGACTGATCGGCGGAGACGAGACCTCCGAAGCGATGCAGATGGCGGAGGCGGGCGCGATGTCGCTCGCCCCAAACTCCGACGCGGGTAGGGCGGACTTGTTCTCCACCTCCACCCTGCCGGCCGTCGTGGGAGGTGGCCCCGACAGCGGTGGCCTCTCTCTCAGCGCGGCCTCCGTAGGGGCAGCCCTCAGGGCCACCGGAGCCCCTCTCGATGTGGCAGCTGTCCCATCGAGTTCACCGGCCTCCGGCTCACTGCCGACGGCCGATCCCGAACTGGGCCCCTCGACCGAGCCCTACACGGTCCAGCCCGAACCGGCCTCCGTGCCGGCCGGTGCCTCGTCGTTCGGCGCTTCGTCGTTCGGTGCCTCGTCGTTCGGTGCCTCGGCCTCAGCCGGGTCGGGTGCGTCCGGGGCCGGTCGTGGTGGTCAGCCGCAGCAGCAGTCCTCCCGGGCCGCAGCCTCGTCGGGCCAGTCCGAGTCGTCGGGTCAGTCGGGTCAGGCCGGCCAGGGTGGTCCGTCGGGTCAGGGCGGTGGCCGTCCTGGTCGCCGCTCACCCGACACGGGGGCCTTCGTACCGCGGGAGATGGTCGCCCGGCGCCGTGCCGCCGAGGCGATGACGCGAGCCATCGTGATGGCGCCGCCTCTGCCGCCGTCGATGATGACCGGTTCCCAGCCGATGCCGGGGGTGCAGAACCCGGCCAGCGGGCCGATCACGCAGCCCGGCGGCCCCGAGACCCACGTCGACCCGGCGGCCGCGGCTGCTGCCGCGGCCCGGGCCCAGGTCCAGCCCGGCGCCAAGAACCGTAAGCGCAAGGGTCGCAAGCAGGGGGCCCACACCGCTGGCATCCCGATGAACACCGGTGCCAACCAGCAGGTGCAGCCGCCCACCGGCCAGCTGCCGACCGCTCCCGGCACCGGCTCGATGCCGATCGGCTACAACAACCCGCAGGGCTACGCGCCGCAGGGCTACCCCCAGGGGTACGCGCCCCAGGGTTACACCCCGCAGGGCTACCCGCAGACCTACGCCCCGCAGGCCTACGCACCCCAGGGCTACCAGCAGCAGGGTTACCAGCAGCAGGTGCCGACCGGGTCGATGCCGGTGAGCGCGATGGGTTCGGTGGGTGTGCCCACCGCCCCGCCGCAGCAGCAGCTCTACCAGGGGCGGCCGCCGCGGCAGCCGAACCAGAAGCTGCCCTCCCCGGCCGCCCGCTGGGCCATGTTCGCCGTGGTCTGCCTGGTCATCGGCGGCATCATCGCCGGCGTCATGATCAGCCTGGGCGCTCGGGAAAAGGATCCGAACGCCGGTGGGGGCAACACCACGGCCACGCCCACGGCGACGGCCACGCAGGCGGTGGAGACAGTCAGTCTGGACTTCGACACGCAGCCGTTCGACCCGGTGTCCGGCAACGGCATCAAGGATGACGGCGATGCCTACCGCACGATGGGCTGGTACAACTCGGCCCAGTTCGGCAACCTCAAGCCGGGAGTCGGTCTGCTGATCGACCTGGGCAAGGCGAAGAAAGTCAGCAAGATCAGCGTCAACGTGGGCGGTCAACCCATCACCGTCGGTCTCCGGTCGGCGAACTCGCTCTCCACCAGCTCCCTCGACGACTACGACACTGTCGTCAAGCAGAAGAAGGTCACGGGCAAGGTCGACCTGA
The Kineosporia sp. NBRC 101731 genome window above contains:
- a CDS encoding alpha-amylase family protein, which encodes MRITDTADMWWKTAVVYCLDVETFMDWNDDGTGDLAGLAQRIDYLSELGVTCLWLMPFYPSPDRDDGYDITDFYGVDPRLGTHGDLVEAIRTAHDRGMRVIVDLVVNHTSDQHPWFVASRESKESPYRDWYVWVDEPPAGQQPEPVFPDQENSVWALDEKTGQYYLHHFYKYQPDLNVTNPAVRDEIARIVGFWLALGVSGFRVDAVPFFIDTIGESPTALPDPHEVVRDLRAFINRRSGDAILLGEVNVPFEQQLEFFGGSEGGELTLQFDFITMQNMYLALARRNAEPLQRALEQRPQIPRECQWGTFVRNHDELTLDKLSDEERQEVFDAFGPEERMQVYGRGLIRRLPPMLDGDADRIRMVYSLLFSLPGTPVLFYGEEIGMGENLEIGDRTAVRTPMQWTSEPGAGFSRNDDTGKFPAPLVTGEFGPQNVNVQAQRADPDSLLNFVRLLITRYRSSPELGWGDFEVLPQPSPQVFVHRSTWEDAVLIAMHNFGPDPVTVPLELEDGSTAIDLLSPRDEEIKGEVDLGRYGYCWLRVITPTTRRLR
- a CDS encoding GH1 family beta-glucosidase — translated: MDTTLTQPSSGTALSLPAGFRWGVATAAYQIEGAAAEDGRTPSIWDTYSHTPGQVHGDDNGDVACDHYHRMPDDVALIKGLGVDTYRFSISWPRVQPGGSGRLNPKGVDFYSRLVDELLANDVDPWVTLYHWDLPQELEDAGGWPARDTAHRFADYAALMFDQLSDRVTNWTTLNEPWCSAMLGYAYGHQAPGHRDFPAGIRAVHHLLLGHGLATQRMREAATGLDRPVHLGITLNLGPAHPATDTDEDREAARRADGLNNRLYLDPLLKGAYPADVMDDVALRQAELPVQEGDLEIISTPIDVLGVNYYTGWLISHLDEDGSSVDSDGALVARSVGRGRPATAMGWEIVPEVFTELLLRLSREYPGVPLFITENGAAFDDVVAADGSVPDPERQAYLESHIHAVQDAVVRGADVRGYFVWSLLDNFEWSYGYDKRFGIVRVDYKTQERTLKDSAHWLRGQIRVWRESVAG
- a CDS encoding HNH endonuclease family protein, translated to MMLSFGLAGCEVTNDIGGSTVSGSDSSDGATSDDNSGQKATKVLATLSVKGRAAGTGYDRDAFGSAWKDVDKNGCDTRNDILERDLSGEKFRSGTKDCIVVSGTLKDRYTGRTIKFSKEDASAVQIDHVVALENAWVTGAFQWTEEKRTELANDPLNLLAADGPTNSSKGSGDAATWLPANKSFRCDYVARQIAVKAKYGNWVTKAEKKAMSGVLESCPDERVPTSKSSTQADSKESAATSSGGGDKNSDSGSDNGDEETPGAFCSDEGAKAKDSDGDTLTCSIKGDDDRARWRTAA
- the lpdA gene encoding dihydrolipoyl dehydrogenase, whose protein sequence is MPGHYDVIVLGAGPGGYVAAIRAAQLGKRVAIVESKYWGGVCLNVGCIPSKALLRNADLAHTVQHEAKTFGIQIEGQVTFDFKAAFSRSRSVADGRVKGVHFLMKKNGIDELNGWGTFVDAHTLQVKLNDGGEETVTFDNAIIAAGATTRLLPGTTLSERVVTYEEQIMTSELPKSIIIAGAGAIGIEFAYVLSNYGVDVTIVEFLDRILPLEDVDVSTELAKRYKKAGIKLLTGTRVDSIEDGSGPVRVTVTKDGKQQVLETDKVMQAIGFVPRTKGYGLENTGVKLTERGAIAVDDNLRTNVPGIYAIGDVTSKLMLAHVAESQGIIAAETIAGAETMTLDYAMIPRATFCNPQVASFGYTEAQAREKGYDVKVSKFPFTANGKAHGLAEPVGFVKLIADAKYGELIGGHLIGPEVTELLPELTLAQQWDLTVHEIARNVHAHPTLSEAVKEAVHGLAGHMINF
- a CDS encoding S1 family peptidase, which produces MKPSRLLVGLATSSVVAVCLAAPAASAGAAVGVSATPTNQLVAVTAAQKESVKQDKAADALAKKLGKESAGVYYEGSTLKAAVTTKAALKTAKAEGASAKLVKNTTAQLNAAVKTLDSTVKLPGTSYGVDLTANKVLVTVDSTVKGAKLAKVEAAVAKLGTKATLEKTSGVFSTKIAGGQAIYGGGYRCSLGFNVVSGSTYYFLTAGHCAEVASTWYSNSGQTTTLGPTVGYSFPGNDYALVRYSSSSTAHPGTVYTYSGSQEISSAGTPTVGQTVYRSGSTTGVRSGRVTALNSTVNYAEGSVSGLIRTTVCAEGGDSGGSLYAGTVAYGLTSGGSGNCTSGGVTYFQPVPEALSVYGVSIY
- a CDS encoding siderophore-interacting protein is translated as MSVSPRAEGARDGRGRVGGRGEGRGGATLVLTVARTEQLSPTMVRVVLTGDDLAQFTMNEFSDAYVKLIYPRAGIEYDRPIDMKAIRTQLPQSQWPQNRTYTVRRWDEQARELTIDFVVHGDEGLAGPWARDAKPGDEIWLAGPGGGYRPEPGADWHLLVGDESALPAIAASLEAMPGDAKGIVLLEIHDPASELKLTAPAGIEVRWLLDTERPAGTVLVEAVTALEFPAGTVHAFVHGEAAAVRDLRRFLKRERGVKQSQLSISGYWRIGANDEEWRAVKSDFQNAP
- a CDS encoding DUF6343 family protein; this translates as MRRTGNEPNSARSPLRLRLGLALTGLVSSTITAVVLAGRGSTAIVLMFAAVAVSAAVDLFVVVRRMRQGPHFQPGSQVPPYPPVDPPPRPPRERRPVDEGTRVRRYLLIMGTCVLLVVVAWTVVRPISTGTAVIMGIVAAALPPVAVFVAGFGAHLSGGGDGPGWQRRPRDGGLGN